In the Archaeoglobus neptunius genome, CCGTATTCAATCATGAGTCTGTCAAGCATCTGTCTTGCCTCAAGGAAGTTGCCCTTCAGAGCAGTTTCTATGAGCTGGCCAAGTTCTTCAGGTTTGGCAGTTGCTGTTATCTGATAGATTGTATCAGCATTGATTTCCTCGCCGATGGCAGCAGCTCCCTGCAGGGCGTTGATTGCTTTTCTAAAATCTCCGCCGGAGATATACAGCAGGGCCTCAAGCCCATCCTCGGTTATCTTCACACCCTCCTTTTCGCATATCTCCAGTAACCTTTTTTTCATCGCCTCTTTAGGAACAGGACGGAATTTGAACACTGCACACCTGCTCTGTATCGGCTCTATAATGCGGCTGACATAATTACAGCTGAGAATAAACCTGCAACTCTTTGAATACATCTCCATGGTTCTTCTCAAGGCAGCCTGAGCATCTGCAGTCAGTGCATCAGCCTCATCGAGAAATATTATTTTGAATGGAGCGCCACCAATCGGTGCAGTTCTGGCGAATTCCTTTATTTTGTGCCTCACCACGTCTATTCCTCTTTCATCGCTGGCGTTCATCTCTATGAAGTTGTCTCTCCAGTTTTCGCCGAACAGGTCTCTTGCGAGGGCTATGGATGTTGCAGTCTTGCCAGTACCGGGTGGACCTGAAAACAGAAGGTGAGGAATGTTTTTCCTTTCAGCGTAACCCCTGAGTCTTCTGATAACATCCTCCTGACCAACGACCTCATCAAGCGTCCGGGGGCGGTATTTTTCTACCCAGATCTCAAAGTTTTCCATCGGTGCTATTTATCGTCTCATGCATAAAAACTCTGCTGTTACAAAACCAAGGTGGATGGAAAAGTTTAAT is a window encoding:
- a CDS encoding replication factor C small subunit, which gives rise to MENFEIWVEKYRPRTLDEVVGQEDVIRRLRGYAERKNIPHLLFSGPPGTGKTATSIALARDLFGENWRDNFIEMNASDERGIDVVRHKIKEFARTAPIGGAPFKIIFLDEADALTADAQAALRRTMEMYSKSCRFILSCNYVSRIIEPIQSRCAVFKFRPVPKEAMKKRLLEICEKEGVKITEDGLEALLYISGGDFRKAINALQGAAAIGEEINADTIYQITATAKPEELGQLIETALKGNFLEARQMLDRLMIEYGMSGEDIVSQLFREIISLPVNEKVKVYLIDKLGEIDFRLTEGANERIQLDAYLAYLCTLAKK